The following are encoded in a window of Amycolatopsis solani genomic DNA:
- a CDS encoding sialidase family protein yields the protein MIDDLPDEPLDGLVRPHPHLPGVRSAFLPPPGPQSHASFLCALPDGDLLCAWFGGSSEGNPDVSIHLARRPAGSDRWSAPQQVSDDPSRSEQNPVLHHDGEVLRLLYTAQEYGSQDTSVVRSRTSADGGRTWGPVSRLSPREGLFIRQPVVTTAAGTRLLPAFDCRVVPGRVWKGDADVSLVLRSTDDGRTWTEHPVPGSTGCVHMDILDLGEGLLVGLFRSRWADRVYRSESRDDGRTWSAPAPTELPNNNSSIQAVTLASGAIALVHNDVDAATAPPGAVTDDMIKRVAEGAPVELERDAVWGVRRVPLTVSVSEDAGHTWRRACVLEASREDTGGAAAVLYDGTPGDREMSYPTVVRRGDELEIAYTWARRAIRAVTLPVTLLG from the coding sequence ATGATCGACGACCTGCCCGACGAGCCGCTGGACGGCCTCGTGCGGCCGCACCCGCACCTGCCGGGGGTCCGCTCGGCGTTCCTGCCGCCGCCCGGCCCGCAGAGCCACGCCTCCTTCCTGTGCGCGCTGCCCGACGGCGACCTGCTGTGCGCCTGGTTCGGCGGTAGCAGCGAAGGCAATCCCGACGTCTCGATCCACCTGGCTCGCCGCCCCGCCGGCAGTGACCGGTGGTCGGCTCCGCAGCAGGTGTCCGACGACCCGTCGCGCTCGGAGCAGAACCCGGTGCTGCACCACGACGGCGAGGTCCTGCGCCTGCTCTACACCGCGCAGGAGTACGGCAGCCAGGACACCTCCGTCGTCCGCTCGCGGACCTCCGCCGACGGCGGGCGCACCTGGGGGCCGGTGTCCCGGCTCAGCCCGCGGGAAGGTCTGTTCATCCGCCAGCCGGTGGTGACGACCGCGGCGGGCACGCGGCTGCTTCCCGCGTTCGACTGCCGGGTCGTGCCCGGCCGGGTCTGGAAGGGCGACGCCGACGTGAGCCTCGTCCTGCGCTCCACCGACGACGGGCGGACGTGGACCGAGCACCCGGTGCCCGGCAGCACCGGCTGCGTCCACATGGACATCCTCGACCTGGGCGAGGGCCTGCTGGTCGGGCTGTTCCGCAGCCGGTGGGCGGATCGCGTGTACCGCAGCGAGTCCCGCGACGACGGCCGGACCTGGTCCGCGCCGGCGCCGACCGAGCTGCCCAACAACAACTCCTCGATCCAGGCCGTGACGCTGGCGTCCGGGGCGATCGCGTTGGTGCACAACGACGTCGATGCCGCGACGGCGCCGCCGGGCGCGGTCACGGACGACATGATCAAGCGGGTGGCCGAGGGCGCGCCCGTCGAGCTGGAACGCGACGCGGTGTGGGGCGTGCGGCGGGTGCCGCTCACCGTGTCGGTGTCCGAGGACGCCGGCCACACATGGCGGCGGGCCTGTGTGCTGGAAGCGTCCCGGGAGGACACCGGCGGCGCGGCGGCGGTGCTCTACGACGGCACGCCGGGGGACCGGGAGATGTCCTACCCCACGGTCGTGCGCCGCGGCGACGAGCTGGAGATCGCCTACACCTGGGCCCGGCGCGCCATCCGTGCGGTGACCTTGCCGGTCACGCTCCTGGGCTGA
- a CDS encoding DeoR/GlpR family DNA-binding transcription regulator produces the protein MAVSTRRRREQIVRMARTTGLASVEELSAAFDVTPSTIRRDLALLTEQGEVARTYGGAMAVAAPPEEPLRQRTGEAFEAKLGMARWAAAQVRAGETVLLDAGSSVAALAHELRERSPLTVATTGMTVVEALGGAEGVRVECLGGTFRPMSGGFVGPLAEAALERMSFDRVFLGADGVSAEDGICEAELAQTRLKELMMARAERVYVLAHAAKLGHRPFHAWARLPAGWTLVTDEKADPAAVAPFVARGVEVITARPNGTAAGPVSPGA, from the coding sequence ATGGCTGTGAGTACGCGCCGTCGTCGTGAGCAGATCGTCCGCATGGCGCGCACCACCGGCCTCGCGAGCGTCGAGGAGCTCTCCGCGGCCTTCGACGTGACGCCCTCCACGATCCGCCGCGACCTCGCCCTGCTCACCGAGCAGGGCGAGGTCGCCCGGACCTACGGCGGGGCGATGGCGGTCGCCGCGCCCCCCGAAGAGCCGCTGCGCCAGCGCACCGGGGAGGCGTTCGAGGCCAAGCTCGGCATGGCCCGGTGGGCCGCGGCGCAGGTCCGCGCGGGCGAGACGGTGCTGCTGGACGCGGGATCGAGCGTCGCCGCGCTGGCGCACGAGCTGCGTGAGCGCTCGCCGCTCACGGTCGCGACCACCGGCATGACCGTGGTGGAGGCCTTGGGCGGCGCCGAAGGCGTGCGCGTGGAATGCCTCGGCGGCACGTTCCGGCCGATGTCCGGCGGCTTCGTCGGGCCCCTCGCCGAAGCCGCGCTGGAGCGGATGAGCTTCGACCGGGTGTTCCTGGGGGCCGACGGGGTGAGCGCCGAGGACGGGATCTGCGAGGCCGAGCTGGCGCAGACCCGGCTCAAGGAGCTGATGATGGCGCGCGCGGAGCGGGTTTACGTGCTGGCTCACGCCGCGAAGCTGGGCCACCGGCCGTTCCACGCCTGGGCGCGGCTGCCCGCCGGCTGGACACTGGTGACCGACGAGAAGGCCGACCCTGCCGCGGTCGCGCCGTTCGTGGCGCGCGGCGTCGAAGTGATCACCGCGCGCCCGAACGGAACCGCCGCCGGCCCGGTCAGCCCAGGAGCGTGA
- a CDS encoding dipeptide ABC transporter ATP-binding protein yields MTRAVPDALRASTEDTGDLLAVTDLRVGYAPRPGTTGGPVQAVRGVDLTVRRGRVRALVGESGCGKSATALAVLGLLPRAATVSGSMTLEGRELVGLGERELTAVRGRDIGMIFQDPSLYLDPVQRVGRQIAEPLEYHEHLSRADARARAIELLDLVRVPDARRRVDQYPHEFSGGMRQRVMIASALACRPSLLVADEPTTALDVTVQAEILDLLRDISAEFGSGVLLITHDMGVVADLAHDVTVMRDGEVVEQAGAEALFATPSQPYTRELLGAVPRLGASRPPAAREPAAAPPALELDGLSVTYRRRLTAPAFRAVDGVSLTLPAGTVLGLVGESGSGKSTIARTVVGLNRASAGRVLIAGQDVTRLRERGLRSVRRRYGIVFQDPAASLNPRQTVSDTLLESIRSRGSVSARDARARLTGLLDDVRLERAFLDRYPRELSGGQRQRVSIARALALDPELLIADEPTSALDVSVQRTVLELLRELQRERGFACLFVTHDLAVVESLADHVAVLRGGRLVEHGPTARVLSAPSDDYTAQLLAAAPVPDPAVQAEKRRLRAARRLEQN; encoded by the coding sequence ATGACCAGAGCGGTACCGGACGCGCTGCGTGCGTCCACAGAGGACACCGGCGACCTGCTGGCGGTCACGGACCTGCGTGTCGGCTACGCGCCCCGGCCCGGGACGACGGGCGGGCCGGTGCAGGCCGTGCGCGGGGTCGACCTGACGGTCCGGCGCGGGCGCGTGCGGGCACTGGTCGGCGAGTCCGGGTGCGGCAAGAGCGCCACCGCGCTGGCCGTGCTCGGCCTGCTGCCGCGGGCCGCCACCGTCTCGGGGTCGATGACCCTCGAGGGGCGCGAGCTGGTCGGGCTGGGGGAGCGTGAGCTCACCGCGGTCCGCGGCCGCGACATCGGGATGATCTTCCAGGACCCGAGCCTCTACCTGGACCCGGTGCAGCGCGTCGGCCGGCAGATCGCCGAGCCGCTGGAATACCACGAACACCTGTCCCGCGCCGACGCCCGCGCGCGGGCGATCGAGCTGCTCGACCTCGTGCGGGTGCCCGACGCGCGCCGACGCGTAGACCAGTACCCGCACGAGTTCTCCGGCGGCATGCGCCAGCGCGTGATGATCGCGTCGGCGCTCGCGTGCCGCCCGTCGCTGCTGGTGGCCGACGAGCCCACCACCGCGCTCGACGTGACCGTGCAGGCCGAGATCCTCGACCTGCTGCGCGACATCAGCGCGGAGTTCGGCAGCGGGGTCCTGCTCATCACCCACGACATGGGCGTCGTCGCCGATCTCGCCCACGACGTCACCGTGATGCGCGACGGCGAGGTCGTCGAGCAGGCCGGTGCCGAGGCCCTGTTCGCGACTCCGTCGCAGCCCTACACACGTGAGCTGCTCGGGGCCGTGCCACGGCTGGGCGCGAGCCGGCCGCCCGCGGCACGGGAACCTGCGGCGGCGCCTCCCGCACTGGAGTTGGACGGACTGTCGGTGACCTACCGCCGGCGGCTCACCGCGCCCGCGTTCCGCGCCGTCGACGGGGTGAGCCTCACGCTGCCGGCCGGGACCGTGCTCGGGCTGGTCGGCGAGTCCGGTTCGGGGAAGTCCACGATCGCCCGCACCGTCGTCGGCCTCAACCGGGCCAGTGCGGGGCGGGTGCTGATCGCGGGCCAGGACGTGACCCGGCTGCGCGAGCGCGGGCTGCGCTCGGTGCGACGGCGCTACGGCATCGTGTTCCAGGACCCGGCCGCGTCGCTCAACCCGCGCCAGACCGTGAGCGACACGCTGCTGGAGAGCATCCGCAGCCGCGGCTCGGTCAGCGCACGCGACGCGCGGGCGCGCCTGACCGGGCTGCTGGACGACGTGCGGCTTGAGCGCGCTTTCCTCGACCGCTACCCGCGCGAGCTCTCGGGCGGGCAGCGGCAGCGGGTCAGCATCGCCCGCGCGCTCGCGCTCGATCCCGAGCTGCTTATCGCCGACGAGCCGACGTCCGCCCTGGACGTGTCGGTGCAGCGGACGGTGCTGGAGCTGCTGCGCGAACTGCAGCGCGAGCGCGGATTCGCGTGCCTGTTCGTCACCCACGACCTCGCCGTCGTCGAGTCGCTCGCCGACCACGTGGCGGTGCTGCGCGGCGGCAGGCTCGTCGAACACGGCCCCACCGCGCGGGTGCTGTCCGCGCCCAGCGACGACTACACCGCCCAGCTCCTGGCTGCGGCGCCGGTGCCCGACCCCGCGGTGCAGGCGGAAAAGCGGCGCCTGCGCGCCGCTCGCCGTCTCGAGCAGAACTGA